Proteins encoded in a region of the Procambarus clarkii isolate CNS0578487 chromosome 42, FALCON_Pclarkii_2.0, whole genome shotgun sequence genome:
- the LOC138373424 gene encoding uncharacterized protein: MNHMYTRKNFFRDTRDLNGANTTTDTRDLNGANTTTDTRELNGANTTTDTRDLNGANTTTDTRDLNGANTTTDTRDLNGANTTTDTRDLNGANTTTDTRDLNGANTTTDTRDLNGAHSTTDTRDHNGANTTTDTRDLNGAITTTDTRDLNGAHTTTDTRDLNGANTTTDTRDLNGAHTTTDTRVLNGANTTTDTRDLNGANTTTDTRDLNGANTTTDTRDLNGANTTTDTRDLNGANTTTDTRDLNGANTTTDTRDLNGANTTTDTRDLNGANTTTDTRDLNGANTTTDTRDLNGANTTTDTQDLNGANTTTDTRDLNGAITTTDTRDLNGANTTTDTRDLNGAITTTDTRDLNGAITTTDTRDLNGANTTTDTRDLNGANTTTDTRDLNGAITTTDTRDLNGAITTTDTRDLNGANTTTDTRDLNGAITTTDTRDLNGANTTTDTRDLNGANTTTDTRDLNGANTTTDTRDLNGANTTTDTRDLNGANTTTDTRVLNGANTTTDTRDLNGANTTTDTRDLNGANTTTDTRDHNGANTTTDTRDLNGANTTTDTRDLNGANTTTDTRDLNGANTTTDTRDLNGANTTTDTRDLNGANTTTDTRDLNGANTTTDTRDLNGANTTTDTRDLNGANTTTDTRDLDLFPAYPCVSPSMGSLRFFLFSQSSPGEEAWWRGDRSMMAG; encoded by the exons ATGAATCAcatgtataccaggaagaacttcTTTAGG GACACACGGGACCTTAACGGGGCTAACACTACCACGGACACACGGGACCTTAACGGGGCTAACACTACCACGGACACACGGGAACTTAACGGGGCTAACACTACCACGGACACACGGGACCTTAACGGGGCTAACACTACCACGGACACCCGGGACCTTAACGGGGCTAACACTACCACGGACACCCGGGACCTTAACGGGGCTAACACTACCACGGACACACGGGACCTTAACGGGGCTAACACTACCACGGACACACGGGACCTTAACGGGGCTAACACTACCACGGACACACGGGACCTTAACGGGGCTCACAGTACCACGGACACACGGGACCATAACGGGGCCAACACTACCACGGACACACGGGACCTTAACGGGGCCATCACTACCACGGACACACGGGACCTTAACGGGGCTCACACTACCACGGACACACGGGACCTTAACGGGGCCAACACTACCACGGACACACGGGACCTTAACGGGGCTCACACTACCACGGACACACGGGTCCTTAACGGGGCCAACACTACCACGGACACACGGGACCTTAACGGGGCCAACACTACCACGGACACACGGGACCTTAACGGGGCCAACACTACCACGGACACACGGGACCTTAACGGGGCCAACACTACCACGGACACACGGGACCTTAACGGGGCTAACACTACCACGGACACACGGGACCTTAACGGGGCCAACACTACCACGGACACACGGGACCTTAACGGGGCTAACACTACCACGGACACACGGGACCTTAACGGGGCTAACACTACCACGGACACACGGGACCTTAACGGGGCTAACACTACCACGGACACACGGGACCTTAACGGGGCCAACACTACCACGGACACACAGGACCTTAACGGGGCTAACACTACCACGGACACACGGGACCTTAACGGGGCCATCACTACCACGGACACACGGGACCTTAACGGGGCTAACACTACCACGGACACACGGGACCTTAACGGGGCCATCACTACCACGGACACACGGGACCTTAACGGGGCCATCACTACCACGGACACACGGGACCTTAACGGGGCTAACACTACCACGGACACACGGGACCTTAACGGGGCTAACACTACCACGGACACACGGGACCTTAACGGGGCCATCACTACCACGGACACACGGGACCTTAACGGGGCCATCACTACCACGGACACACGGGACCTTAACGGGGCTAACACTACCACGGACACACGGGACCTTAACGGGGCCATCACTACCACGGACACACGGGACCTTAACGGGGCTAACACTACCACGGACACACGGGACCTTAACGGGGCCAACACTACCACGGACACACGGGACCTTAACGGGGCTAACACTACCACGGACACACGGGACCTTAACGGGGCTAACACTACCACGGACACACGGGACCTTAACGGGGCCAACACTACCACGGACACACGGGTCCTTAACGGGGCCAACACTACCACGGACACACGGGACCTTAACGGGGCCAACACTACCACGGACACACGGGACCTTAACGGGGCTAACACTACCACGGACACACGGGACCATAACGGGGCTAACACTACCACGGACACACGGGACCTTAACGGGGCCAACACTACCACGGACACACGGGACCTTAACGGGGCCAACACTACCACGGACACACGGGACCTTAACGGGGCCAACACTACCACGGACACACGGGACCTTAACGGGGCCAACACTACCACGGACACACGGGACCTTAACGGGGCCAACACTACCACGGACACACGGGACCTTAACGGGGCCAACACTACCACGGACACACGGGACCTTAACGGGGCCAACACTACCACGGACACACGGGACCTTAACGGGGCCAACACTACCACGGACACACGGGACCTTGATCTATTTCCTGCTTATCCCTGTGTCTCACCCAGTATGGGAAGTCTTCGCTTCTTTCTCTTTAGCCAGTCTTCTCCAGGGGAAGAAGCATGGTGGAGGGGGGACAGGAGCATGATGGCGGGGTAG